A window of Thermococcus aggregans contains these coding sequences:
- a CDS encoding Lrp/AsnC family transcriptional regulator → MMVDELDRKIISILQKDARLSYREIAKEVGVAVGTVYNRIKRLEEEGVILGFAPKLDYAKLGYDLTTIIGVKAQGKRIIDIEKEIAKDPHVVCVYDVTGEYDIIVIAKFKGREDMNKFVKKLLRIDGVEKTYTHVAMDIVKEDLTLKV, encoded by the coding sequence CTGATGGTGGATGAGCTGGATAGAAAAATAATTTCCATTCTTCAAAAAGATGCCCGGCTTTCCTATAGAGAGATAGCGAAAGAAGTCGGAGTTGCCGTGGGAACAGTATATAACAGGATAAAGAGGCTCGAGGAAGAGGGTGTAATCCTGGGATTTGCTCCAAAGTTAGATTACGCTAAGCTGGGGTATGACCTTACGACGATAATTGGGGTTAAAGCTCAAGGAAAGAGAATCATTGATATTGAAAAGGAAATAGCCAAAGACCCCCATGTGGTGTGCGTTTACGATGTTACGGGAGAGTATGACATAATAGTCATTGCAAAATTCAAAGGAAGGGAAGATATGAATAAATTCGTCAAAAAGCTTTTGAGAATAGATGGCGTGGAAAAGACGTACACTCATGTCGCGATGGATATAGTTAAAGAGGACTTAACGCTAAAGGTCTAG
- a CDS encoding pyridoxal phosphate-dependent aminotransferase, translating to MIKASKRAMSIEYAIRDVVLPARELEKQGIKIIKLNIGDPVKFDFQPPEHMKKAYCEAIMEGHNYYGDSEGDRELREAIVEREKKKNGVDITPEDVQVTAAVTEALQFIFGALIDGGEEILIPGPSYPPYVGLVKFYGGVPKAYRTIEEEGWQPDIDDMRKKITDKTKAIAVINPNNPTGALYEKKTLKEIIDLAGEYDLPIISDEIYDLMTYEGKHVSPGSLTKDVPVIVMNGLSKIYFATGWRLGYMYFVDPENKLAEVREAIGKLARIRICPNTPAQKAAIAGLRGPMDYLEEYMAKLKERRDYIYKRLSEMPGISTQKPQGAFYIFPKIEEGPWKSDKEFVLDVLHNAHVLFVHGSGFGEGGEMHFRSIFLPPVPVLEEAMDNLEKFMKERLG from the coding sequence ATGATTAAAGCGTCAAAACGGGCAATGAGTATTGAATATGCCATTAGGGATGTTGTTTTGCCCGCAAGGGAGCTTGAAAAGCAAGGAATAAAAATTATCAAGCTCAACATCGGTGATCCGGTGAAGTTTGATTTTCAGCCACCAGAGCATATGAAAAAGGCATACTGTGAAGCAATAATGGAAGGACACAACTATTATGGCGATAGTGAGGGAGATAGAGAGCTTAGAGAGGCTATCGTTGAGAGGGAAAAGAAAAAGAACGGTGTTGATATTACCCCCGAAGATGTCCAAGTTACAGCGGCTGTTACTGAAGCCTTGCAATTTATCTTTGGCGCCCTTATCGATGGAGGCGAAGAGATATTGATCCCCGGCCCAAGCTATCCGCCGTATGTCGGCTTAGTTAAGTTTTATGGTGGCGTGCCCAAGGCCTACAGAACCATTGAAGAGGAAGGATGGCAACCGGATATAGACGATATGAGGAAAAAGATAACCGACAAAACCAAGGCAATAGCCGTTATAAACCCAAACAACCCAACTGGAGCCCTCTACGAAAAGAAGACCCTTAAGGAGATAATTGACCTCGCCGGAGAGTATGATTTGCCAATAATAAGCGATGAAATCTATGACCTCATGACCTACGAAGGAAAGCACGTTTCTCCGGGTTCCCTAACTAAAGACGTTCCCGTTATCGTCATGAACGGTCTCTCGAAGATTTACTTCGCAACGGGATGGAGATTAGGCTACATGTATTTCGTAGACCCAGAGAACAAACTTGCCGAAGTTAGAGAAGCTATAGGGAAGCTCGCAAGGATAAGGATCTGTCCGAACACCCCAGCTCAAAAAGCGGCAATAGCAGGGCTTAGGGGCCCCATGGACTACCTTGAGGAGTACATGGCGAAGCTCAAAGAGAGGAGAGACTACATCTACAAGCGCCTTAGCGAGATGCCTGGAATAAGCACACAAAAGCCCCAGGGAGCATTCTACATCTTCCCCAAGATTGAAGAGGGACCATGGAAGAGTGACAAGGAGTTCGTCCTTGACGTGCTTCACAACGCCCATGTGCTCTTTGTTCATGGATCTGGCTTTGGAGAAGGTGGAGAAATGCACTTCCGCTCAATATTCCTACCACCAGTGCCTGTCTTAGAAGAGGCCATGGACAACTTAGAGAAGTTCATGAAAGAAAGGCTTGGATGA
- a CDS encoding YkgJ family cysteine cluster protein, giving the protein MKKRWVATINLESLRVESDPSFRFKCLQCARCCMNLEVPLRDEDITRIEDIGFNAWEFVDYEKMFYRGDKFLGYGIKKRPFDDACVFLGEDGKCKIYPNRPLACKLYPFILVKHGFTIDVYVKEDSFCKGVNHPDGDPIDLDFVMRYFGEVISEYRQKMGISNHQNKPANLTI; this is encoded by the coding sequence GTGAAGAAAAGGTGGGTAGCAACAATAAATTTGGAAAGCCTGCGGGTTGAAAGCGACCCCTCTTTTAGATTTAAATGCCTCCAGTGTGCCCGCTGTTGCATGAACCTTGAGGTACCTCTTAGAGACGAGGACATCACAAGGATAGAGGATATTGGATTTAACGCGTGGGAATTTGTAGATTATGAAAAGATGTTCTATAGGGGGGACAAATTTCTGGGGTACGGAATTAAGAAGAGACCATTTGATGATGCCTGCGTTTTTCTGGGAGAAGATGGAAAGTGTAAGATATATCCCAACCGACCATTGGCATGCAAGCTCTACCCCTTTATCCTAGTCAAGCACGGGTTTACAATCGATGTATACGTAAAGGAAGATTCATTCTGTAAAGGTGTCAACCATCCAGATGGAGACCCCATAGACTTGGACTTTGTAATGAGGTATTTTGGTGAGGTAATATCCGAATATCGACAAAAAATGGGAATTTCCAACCACCAAAATAAACCAGCAAATCTTACAATTTGA
- a CDS encoding MoaD/ThiS family protein produces the protein MIKIKVIGRKIEKELEYQEGMKVKDVLRAVGFNTESAIAKVNGKVALEDDPVKDNDYVEIIPVVSGG, from the coding sequence ATGATCAAAATCAAAGTCATTGGGAGAAAAATAGAGAAAGAGCTGGAGTATCAAGAGGGCATGAAAGTCAAAGACGTCCTAAGGGCAGTAGGATTCAACACAGAAAGTGCCATAGCCAAGGTAAACGGAAAAGTTGCCTTAGAGGATGATCCCGTTAAAGACAACGATTACGTTGAAATCATCCCAGTAGTGTCTGGAGGATAA
- a CDS encoding Lrp/AsnC ligand binding domain-containing protein: MIEAFVLIIVKPGNEDKVYEKLKGTPQVKEIYKVYGEYDIIARIEVENIKELDHFHDEILRRINEIEMTETLIASSYRG; the protein is encoded by the coding sequence ATGATAGAGGCTTTTGTTCTAATTATTGTAAAGCCCGGAAATGAGGATAAGGTTTATGAGAAGCTAAAGGGCACCCCACAGGTAAAGGAGATATACAAGGTCTACGGAGAATATGACATAATTGCGAGGATTGAGGTAGAGAACATTAAAGAGCTGGATCACTTTCACGATGAAATTTTAAGAAGAATAAACGAGATAGAGATGACCGAAACGTTAATAGCAAGCTCCTACAGGGGTTGA
- the dapA gene encoding 4-hydroxy-tetrahydrodipicolinate synthase, which produces MPMFEGVFVPHVTPFDDEEKINEEMLRELVHYFADAGLNGLVTLGSNGEFPYLSFEEKLRVLKIVREESPIPVIAGVAENSTRETIKLAKEAWDIGVDALLIAPPYYFKPDKRELFAHYSRIAYEVEAPILLYNVPKFTTINIDLGVIEKLVNEHSNIVGIKDSSGSIGRITELIRRVGDKISILAGTADVMYPSWVLGAHGAVVAVANVAPRLCVELYNAFLEKRYERARKLQIMINYLNEVVVKKYNQISAIKEAMRMLGLEVGYPRMPALPLDEEAIRDIEKTLIEIGLL; this is translated from the coding sequence ATGCCTATGTTTGAAGGAGTTTTTGTCCCCCATGTGACCCCGTTTGACGATGAAGAGAAAATAAACGAAGAAATGCTGCGTGAGCTTGTCCACTATTTTGCAGATGCTGGACTAAACGGCTTGGTAACTTTGGGAAGCAACGGAGAGTTCCCATATCTAAGTTTTGAAGAAAAGCTTAGGGTTCTTAAGATTGTTCGAGAAGAATCGCCAATCCCCGTCATAGCCGGTGTCGCTGAAAATTCAACCAGAGAAACGATAAAGCTTGCAAAGGAAGCCTGGGATATCGGAGTGGATGCCCTCTTAATAGCCCCGCCTTACTACTTCAAGCCTGACAAAAGGGAGCTCTTCGCCCATTACTCCCGAATTGCCTACGAGGTGGAAGCTCCAATTCTGCTCTATAACGTTCCAAAGTTCACCACAATCAACATAGATTTGGGAGTCATTGAAAAGCTCGTGAATGAGCATTCCAATATAGTTGGAATAAAAGACTCAAGCGGATCAATAGGAAGAATAACAGAGCTTATAAGAAGAGTTGGGGATAAGATAAGCATTTTAGCGGGGACTGCGGATGTTATGTATCCCTCATGGGTCTTAGGAGCACATGGGGCGGTTGTTGCGGTTGCAAACGTTGCCCCGAGACTTTGCGTTGAACTCTACAACGCATTTCTTGAAAAGAGGTATGAGAGGGCAAGAAAGCTGCAGATCATGATAAACTACCTCAACGAGGTTGTTGTCAAAAAGTACAACCAGATAAGTGCGATAAAAGAGGCTATGAGGATGCTTGGCCTTGAAGTCGGCTATCCAAGAATGCCGGCTTTGCCCCTTGATGAAGAAGCCATTAGGGACATAGAGAAGACCCTGATTGAAATAGGGCTTCTATGA
- a CDS encoding phosphoribosyltransferase family protein, which yields MSQIEAVKEKLRVIRILRLLKKSYTYEELSRITGLPITVLNRYVRGKVLPSTKRAKELIEILSPYVNLEEEVRKRIVFDKHGLFDNLKILSDTDLMSLIAENVASKYMEIDIDKILTAATDGIPLAVHIGNELGVDVVYAKKKKEVGVEKFYEVNYVSSSSGSVMTLYLPSWAIKKGDKVLIVDDVVRSGETQRALIEMCRQATATPVGMFFLISAGNAIDRIKEEYNIPVEVMVRL from the coding sequence TTGAGTCAAATAGAAGCAGTTAAAGAGAAACTTCGCGTCATCAGGATTTTAAGGCTTCTAAAAAAGAGCTACACCTATGAGGAGCTCTCAAGGATTACTGGACTCCCCATAACGGTACTTAACAGATACGTTAGGGGGAAGGTGCTCCCAAGTACCAAACGTGCTAAAGAACTAATAGAGATTCTTTCTCCTTATGTGAATCTTGAGGAAGAAGTTAGAAAGAGAATAGTTTTTGATAAGCATGGATTGTTTGATAACCTGAAAATCCTCAGCGATACAGATTTAATGAGTCTTATTGCTGAAAATGTTGCCTCAAAGTACATGGAAATAGACATAGACAAAATATTAACGGCTGCAACGGATGGTATTCCTTTAGCAGTCCACATCGGAAACGAGCTTGGAGTAGATGTAGTCTACGCAAAGAAAAAGAAAGAAGTTGGTGTTGAGAAGTTTTACGAGGTCAATTATGTCTCAAGTTCTTCGGGAAGCGTTATGACGCTTTATCTCCCTTCTTGGGCCATTAAAAAAGGAGACAAAGTCCTCATAGTCGACGACGTTGTGAGGAGTGGAGAAACTCAAAGGGCCCTCATAGAGATGTGCAGGCAGGCAACTGCAACGCCTGTAGGAATGTTCTTCCTTATAAGTGCCGGCAATGCAATAGACAGAATAAAGGAAGAATACAACATCCCTGTGGAAGTTATGGTAAGGCTTTGA
- the hypD gene encoding hydrogenase formation protein HypD has protein sequence MELSIFQDKELAQKILQGIKREAERIGREVKLMHVCGTHEDTVTRSGIRSLLPENVKVMSGPGCPVCITPAEDIATMMEIMRMAKEEGEEIILTTFGDMYKIPTAMGSFADLRSEGFDVRIVYSIYDSYKIALKEKDKLVVHFSPGFETTTAPAAGILKEAIDRGIENFKIYSVHRLTPPAVEALIKQGTVFDGLIDPGHVSTIIGVKGWEYITTEYGVPQVVAGFEPVDFLMGVFMLLRMIRKGEVKIENQYTRVVKYEGNVEAQKTIKALFDVVDAKWRALGVIPKSGLELKKEYKDYEIRTFYKVKPPELPDLEKGCICGAILRGLALPTQCPLFGKKCTPRNPVGPCMVSYEGTCQIFYKYGALF, from the coding sequence ATGGAGCTTTCGATCTTTCAGGATAAAGAGCTAGCTCAGAAGATTCTCCAAGGAATAAAACGAGAAGCAGAGAGGATAGGCAGGGAAGTAAAGTTAATGCACGTGTGTGGAACGCATGAAGATACGGTAACAAGGAGTGGAATACGCTCACTTCTGCCGGAGAACGTTAAGGTAATGAGCGGCCCAGGGTGTCCCGTTTGTATAACTCCTGCCGAGGACATTGCAACAATGATGGAAATAATGCGCATGGCAAAGGAAGAAGGGGAAGAGATAATTCTCACAACCTTTGGGGACATGTATAAAATTCCCACTGCAATGGGGAGTTTTGCCGACTTAAGGAGCGAGGGTTTTGATGTTAGAATTGTTTACTCGATTTATGACTCCTATAAGATAGCACTGAAAGAGAAAGATAAGCTCGTGGTTCACTTTTCTCCCGGGTTTGAAACAACAACCGCTCCTGCGGCTGGAATACTAAAGGAAGCAATCGATAGGGGAATAGAGAACTTTAAGATTTATTCAGTACACCGTTTAACTCCACCTGCCGTGGAAGCATTGATTAAGCAGGGGACAGTTTTTGATGGCCTTATTGATCCCGGGCACGTGTCCACGATAATAGGGGTCAAGGGATGGGAGTACATAACCACAGAATACGGAGTTCCTCAGGTGGTTGCGGGTTTTGAACCTGTTGACTTCCTTATGGGCGTTTTCATGCTCCTTAGAATGATAAGAAAAGGGGAAGTAAAGATAGAGAACCAGTACACGAGGGTCGTAAAATATGAGGGTAACGTTGAAGCCCAGAAAACTATAAAGGCTCTCTTTGACGTCGTTGATGCTAAGTGGAGGGCATTGGGAGTAATACCAAAAAGCGGACTGGAGCTCAAGAAGGAATACAAAGACTATGAGATAAGGACATTTTATAAGGTCAAGCCTCCAGAGCTGCCTGATCTAGAGAAGGGATGTATATGCGGAGCCATACTTAGAGGGTTAGCATTGCCGACGCAATGTCCTCTGTTTGGAAAGAAATGCACTCCAAGGAATCCCGTGGGGCCTTGCATGGTTTCTTACGAAGGAACTTGCCAAATATTCTACAAATACGGCGCACTATTTTAA
- a CDS encoding MFS transporter: MEVIEKAKFGKFHYILLAILGTVWAFIAVNTLSVSFVIPLLSKEPAFQGSLSKLGAMGSAALWGMLFGAWFFGIVADYIGRRNALAIAVSLFGLGSVVSSFANSLDQLIALRFIVGLGLGGALPVASSYFAEFMPAKIRGAMISILESFWAIGTIIIGIVAILLKASWRSILLFGGSVLVLLPLILWLPESPRFLALKGKTKEAEKVIERIFGRKAEVKVQESKQVKVTIIELWKKYGKTTLMLSIAWFSIAFAYYGFFIWLPKFLAATLEITVFKSFQYFIITAVAQLPGYWSAAYLLEKIGRKKTLSAYLLLSGLAGVMFYYYASSGNVYAILTSAVLFSFFNLGAWGAIYAYTPELYPTEIRGTGAGWAGGMGRIGGGLAPILAGKIMESSTVGVAVLVIAVISIVGALDVFVLGKETKGTELI, encoded by the coding sequence GTGGAGGTAATAGAGAAGGCAAAATTCGGGAAGTTCCATTACATACTTCTTGCCATACTTGGAACGGTATGGGCATTTATAGCAGTGAACACTCTATCCGTAAGCTTTGTCATTCCTTTACTAAGCAAAGAGCCGGCATTTCAGGGAAGCCTGAGCAAACTTGGGGCAATGGGCTCTGCGGCATTGTGGGGAATGCTCTTTGGTGCATGGTTTTTTGGTATAGTTGCAGATTACATAGGAAGAAGAAACGCTTTAGCAATAGCAGTTTCGCTTTTTGGACTGGGAAGCGTTGTGAGTAGCTTCGCTAATAGCTTAGATCAGCTTATTGCTCTTAGGTTTATAGTTGGGCTCGGACTGGGGGGAGCCTTACCCGTTGCAAGCTCTTACTTTGCCGAGTTCATGCCCGCAAAAATCAGGGGTGCTATGATATCCATTTTGGAAAGCTTCTGGGCCATCGGCACAATAATAATAGGGATAGTCGCAATCCTCTTAAAAGCTAGCTGGAGGAGCATACTTCTATTTGGTGGGAGCGTATTGGTTTTGCTACCGCTGATACTCTGGCTCCCAGAGTCCCCAAGATTTTTAGCCCTCAAAGGAAAAACAAAAGAAGCTGAGAAAGTTATAGAAAGAATATTTGGAAGAAAAGCTGAAGTCAAAGTGCAAGAAAGCAAGCAGGTAAAGGTAACAATAATAGAGTTATGGAAGAAGTACGGCAAAACAACACTAATGCTTTCAATTGCATGGTTCAGCATAGCTTTCGCTTACTACGGCTTTTTCATATGGCTTCCAAAGTTTTTAGCGGCAACCTTGGAGATAACTGTCTTCAAGAGCTTTCAGTACTTTATAATAACCGCCGTAGCCCAGCTGCCAGGATACTGGAGCGCAGCTTATCTCCTTGAGAAGATAGGAAGAAAGAAAACACTTTCCGCTTATTTGCTGCTTTCGGGCTTAGCTGGAGTAATGTTCTATTACTACGCCAGTTCGGGAAACGTATATGCGATACTCACAAGCGCAGTTCTCTTCAGTTTCTTCAACCTCGGAGCATGGGGGGCTATATACGCCTACACTCCTGAGCTTTATCCAACAGAAATCAGGGGAACCGGAGCAGGATGGGCTGGAGGAATGGGAAGAATCGGAGGAGGGTTAGCTCCAATACTGGCCGGAAAAATTATGGAATCTTCAACCGTTGGAGTAGCAGTGCTAGTAATCGCCGTGATTTCGATTGTGGGAGCCTTGGACGTTTTTGTCCTTGGAAAAGAAACTAAAGGAACGGAATTAATATAG
- a CDS encoding HypC/HybG/HupF family hydrogenase formation chaperone, which yields MCLAMPAKVIEIKDNVAIVDFGGVRREARIDFVKDVKVGDYVIVHTGFAIEKLDEKAALESLKAWEEVMKAMEE from the coding sequence ATGTGTCTGGCGATGCCGGCTAAAGTAATTGAAATTAAGGATAACGTTGCAATAGTTGATTTTGGCGGGGTTAGGAGAGAAGCGCGCATAGACTTCGTGAAGGATGTTAAAGTTGGCGATTACGTTATAGTCCACACTGGATTTGCCATTGAAAAACTTGATGAGAAAGCTGCTTTGGAAAGCTTGAAAGCCTGGGAAGAGGTCATGAAAGCTATGGAGGAGTGA
- a CDS encoding IS200/IS605 family accessory protein TnpB-related protein — protein sequence MGIILEEILEDLNDIKERVLNGSKSLNRKLSKWNARELQRLIEYKARWFGVPVVYVNPRNSSRVCPACGGLANTPRGVVNEVFLWLY from the coding sequence ATGGGTATAATCCTTGAGGAAATCCTTGAGGACTTGAATGACATAAAGGAGAGGGTTTTGAACGGTTCAAAGAGTTTGAATAGGAAGCTTTCCAAGTGGAATGCTCGTGAACTGCAAAGATTAATTGAGTACAAGGCGAGGTGGTTTGGTGTTCCGGTTGTTTATGTTAATCCGAGGAATTCTTCCCGGGTTTGCCCCGCATGCGGGGGGTTGGCTAATACCCCAAGAGGGGTGGTTAATGAAGTGTTCCTGTGGCTTTATTGA
- a CDS encoding signal recognition particle protein Srp54: MVLDKLGQSLNNALRKLARASSVDEALVREVVRDIQRALLTSDVNVRLVLDLTKKIEKRALEERPPAGVSKKEHIIKIVYEELTNFLGKEAKPIEIKEKPTVLLTVGIQGSGKTTSVAKLARYFQKHGYKVGLVCSDTWRPGAYSQLKQLVEPYGIEVFGNPEEKDAVKLAREGVEQFKKKGVDVIIVDSAGRHKEEKGLIEEMKQISEAINPHEVILVIDGTIGQQAYNQALAFKEATPIGSIIVTKLDGSAKGGGALSAVVATGAPIKFIGVGEKIDDLEPFDPKRFVSRLLGLGDIQGLLEKFEELSKETEFTEEDVEKFLKGKFSLKDMYAQLEAMRKMGPLQQILKMIPGLGYSIPDEVIKVSEERLKKFKVIMDSMTEEELENPEIINYSRIKRIARGSGTSTKDVKELLNQYKQMKKFFKGMDKRKLAKMARKFNFGGLGI; this comes from the coding sequence ATGGTACTGGACAAACTCGGCCAGTCACTCAATAATGCCCTGAGAAAACTCGCGCGTGCAAGCAGCGTTGATGAGGCCCTCGTGAGAGAGGTAGTTAGAGATATCCAGAGAGCTCTGCTTACGAGTGATGTTAACGTTCGTCTCGTTCTTGACCTTACTAAGAAGATTGAAAAAAGGGCTTTAGAAGAAAGGCCACCGGCTGGAGTTTCCAAAAAGGAGCATATAATCAAGATAGTTTATGAAGAGCTAACTAATTTTTTGGGAAAGGAGGCAAAGCCCATAGAAATAAAAGAAAAACCCACTGTTCTCTTAACGGTTGGTATTCAAGGATCTGGAAAAACCACAAGTGTGGCAAAACTTGCGAGGTACTTCCAAAAGCATGGGTATAAAGTCGGCCTTGTGTGCTCTGATACTTGGCGTCCAGGGGCTTATTCCCAGCTAAAACAGCTGGTAGAGCCATATGGAATTGAGGTTTTTGGAAACCCTGAGGAAAAAGATGCAGTGAAGCTTGCTAGAGAGGGAGTAGAGCAATTCAAGAAGAAAGGTGTAGATGTAATAATAGTTGACTCCGCAGGAAGGCACAAGGAAGAAAAAGGACTCATAGAGGAGATGAAACAAATAAGCGAAGCAATTAACCCTCATGAGGTCATCTTGGTAATCGACGGAACAATTGGACAGCAGGCATACAATCAGGCGTTGGCCTTTAAGGAAGCAACCCCCATAGGCTCTATAATCGTTACCAAGCTCGATGGTTCGGCAAAGGGTGGAGGTGCCCTCTCTGCTGTTGTAGCCACTGGAGCCCCGATAAAGTTCATCGGTGTAGGCGAGAAGATAGATGATTTGGAACCCTTTGACCCGAAGCGTTTTGTCTCAAGGCTTTTAGGATTGGGAGACATTCAAGGCTTACTTGAGAAGTTCGAAGAGCTTAGCAAGGAGACTGAGTTCACAGAAGAAGACGTTGAAAAATTCTTGAAGGGGAAGTTTAGCCTCAAAGACATGTATGCCCAGCTAGAAGCGATGAGAAAAATGGGACCACTGCAGCAAATACTAAAGATGATCCCCGGATTGGGATACTCCATTCCAGACGAAGTTATTAAGGTCAGTGAAGAGAGATTGAAAAAGTTTAAGGTCATCATGGACTCTATGACAGAAGAAGAGCTTGAAAATCCTGAGATAATAAACTATTCAAGAATTAAGAGAATAGCGAGAGGTTCTGGAACAAGCACAAAAGATGTGAAGGAATTGCTCAATCAATACAAGCAAATGAAAAAATTCTTTAAGGGTATGGACAAAAGAAAATTGGCCAAGATGGCCAGGAAGTTCAACTTTGGAGGGTTAGGCATATGA
- a CDS encoding transposase: protein MTKYHYLHPLLEEIKEGKAKLGGLFLFPDKLVLNFVKTVEYFEPRDWMSIDINLTNVTVLAGLTVYRFDTRELYHVHRVYEEKRQKIQKISAWNRRLSTELLKKYFGREKNRARDFLHKLSNKIVEIARENGWV, encoded by the coding sequence TTGACAAAGTATCACTACTTGCATCCTCTCCTTGAGGAAATCAAAGAGGGAAAAGCAAAGCTTGGTGGCTTGTTTTTATTTCCAGACAAACTCGTCCTAAACTTTGTGAAAACTGTAGAATACTTTGAGCCAAGAGACTGGATGAGTATAGACATAAACCTGACAAACGTTACAGTCCTCGCTGGATTAACAGTTTACAGGTTTGACACTAGGGAGCTTTATCACGTTCACAGAGTTTACGAGGAGAAGAGGCAGAAAATTCAAAAAATTTCCGCATGGAATAGAAGATTGAGCACAGAGCTGCTGAAAAAGTACTTCGGAAGGGAGAAAAACCGAGCAAGAGATTTCTTGCACAAGTTATCTAATAAAATTGTTGAAATTGCTAGGGAAAACGGATGGGTATAA